GGTTGAGTTTGGCGAGGCGCACCAGTTCACGGCAGGCGACCTCGTGGAAGCCGAGCCGATGAATGAAGCGCACCCACATGCCGCCGATAAACGGCCAGATGCCGCCGTTGTGATAGTGATGCGGCAGGTTGAGAAGATTGACCGTGTAGTAGGCACGCCAGTCGGGATCGCCGGCTTGCACGACCGGGTAAAGGTTGGCGCCGGGGTGAGGCTCATTGACGCCGACGCCCCACATGAAACGAAATGCGGTGCGGGCGCGGTCCGCATCCAGAAGGTTCATCAGGTAGGCGAGGATGTTGGCGTAAACATCGCAGCGCCAGTTGAAGGCAAACGGCGTGATCTCGGCGATGAGGTATTGGGTGTCGCCCATGCCAAACTGGCGTGAAGCGAAACGATTCGGAGCTTTGTCGGCGGCGCTGGGAGCCGTGCTCGGCCAGAAAAGATCCAGCACGCGGCCGCGAATGTTCTGCGACCAGCGGAGATAATCAGTGGCGCGTTCGTAGTCGCCGAGGAATTCTAGCATGCGGCCGTAGCAGACGTTGGCGCGATACCAGAGCACCTCGTCGTAAAGGACGTTGTAACTGCGGCCGAAGAGATCGGTCCAATCACCGGCTTCGGGGATTTCGAGAAGGCCGTCGTTGTTGCTGTCGTGCGCGCTGAGCCAGTTCATGGCGAGCTGAAGACGCTCGGCGTGGTGGCGCAGGAAGTCGTGGTCGCCGGTCGTGGTTACGAAATTATAAAACGCGATGATCACCCACAGTCCGCTGTCGATGGAGCAAATGCTGCCGACGCCCGAGTAGTCGGGGATGCCATCGTCGATGCGAACGTTGGCGGGGATTTGTCCGGTGGGTGAGGCCGCGTTGAGCAACGTGTCGAGCGTGCGGCGCTGGCATTCGCGGATGTCGGCATCGTCGAGATCAAGGGTGTTGATGACTGTGATCGCGCCGTCGCGGGCCCAGACGCTGCGATAATTCGCATCGGTGCCGGTCACGGTGTTGTCTTCCAGCGAACAGGCGGAGAAACCGATCGGCGTGATGTTTTTTCGAAGGGCGATAAGCGCCTTTTCGTAGGCGGTCTTCAAGAAGTCCTTCTCGCTGTTATCGAGGGAGCCGAGACGCGTGCCGGTGAACAGCATGCGGAAACCGGGGGTGGTTTCATGACCGGGTTGCGGCGTGGTCTGGCTGGAGGGCAACTCGGCGATCACTCCGTAATGACGCAAGCCGTCGAGCACGCCGTCAGCCATGACGAGACGCGAACAGTAGGCGGGAACATCGACCGTGGCCTCGAAGAGTTCAGGCAATGCGTTTTCCACGATGATGCCTTTGATGCCGGGCAGGCGGAACATGCTGCTGTCGTTGCCGGTGTCGCCGGCGACGGCCACTTGGGCGAGCGGGATGGCAAGATGTCCCGCGAGCCACTGGAGTGCGCCGCCCTTGGTGGCGCGACGCGGCAGGATGTCCAGGTCACGATTACTTGAATACACGATGCAGGCCTCGATTCCGGCGGCGGAGAGATGTTGATCGATGCTGCGAAGGGTTTCCGGCGTGGCGCTGTCGAGATACCAGCTGGATTTGAACTCCTCCTGGAAGTCGGCGGGTTGAGGACGTATGCCCGGCGTGCGGGCGACGATCTCGATGGCGCGAGAGAGATCCCAACCGTGGCGGATGTGCGCGGAGAATTCCTCCATGGATTTCTTGGCGCGGGTTTGCTGGATGCGCGTGCCGACTCCGCCGATGTAGTAATCGGGCGCGGGGAGTTTTCCGTCGGCGACGAGTTGCTGCATGTCGGCGACGAGGCGACCGCTGTTATAAACCAACAGCGGGCGTTTTTCGGCGGACAGGGATTTCCACGCGGTGGCAAAACGACGGGCCGA
This window of the Rariglobus hedericola genome carries:
- a CDS encoding HAD-IIB family hydrolase produces the protein MSTESIRLFCSDIDNTLLGNSESARRFATAWKSLSAEKRPLLVYNSGRLVADMQQLVADGKLPAPDYYIGGVGTRIQQTRAKKSMEEFSAHIRHGWDLSRAIEIVARTPGIRPQPADFQEEFKSSWYLDSATPETLRSIDQHLSAAGIEACIVYSSNRDLDILPRRATKGGALQWLAGHLAIPLAQVAVAGDTGNDSSMFRLPGIKGIIVENALPELFEATVDVPAYCSRLVMADGVLDGLRHYGVIAELPSSQTTPQPGHETTPGFRMLFTGTRLGSLDNSEKDFLKTAYEKALIALRKNITPIGFSACSLEDNTVTGTDANYRSVWARDGAITVINTLDLDDADIRECQRRTLDTLLNAASPTGQIPANVRIDDGIPDYSGVGSICSIDSGLWVIIAFYNFVTTTGDHDFLRHHAERLQLAMNWLSAHDSNNDGLLEIPEAGDWTDLFGRSYNVLYDEVLWYRANVCYGRMLEFLGDYERATDYLRWSQNIRGRVLDLFWPSTAPSAADKAPNRFASRQFGMGDTQYLIAEITPFAFNWRCDVYANILAYLMNLLDADRARTAFRFMWGVGVNEPHPGANLYPVVQAGDPDWRAYYTVNLLNLPHHYHNGGIWPFIGGMWVRFIHRLGFHEVACRELVRLAKLNQLGRDQEWEFNEWAHGQTGRPMGKAYQAWSAACFIRACQEIEADPAHLTND